One Bermanella sp. WJH001 genomic region harbors:
- a CDS encoding PhoH family protein — MTTASAEKPHTAQTEFYLEPDDTRRLANLCGDLDSHIKQIASHFQIRVFNRGNHFKLAGEAKGVDHASQIIQRLYRETHNGTEIRKDLIHLLLQEADIEIAYQKDHSEGAHKPIVIRTPKLIIKPRGPNQQKYVRTIHDHDINFGIGPAGTGKTYLAVACAVEALLRDDVQKILLVRPAVEAGEKLGFLPGDLAQKIDPYLRPLYDALHDMLGYEQVVKMQERNIIEIAPLAYMRGRTLSNCYVILDESQNTTPEQMKMFLTRIGFGSKAVITGDITQVDLPRGTRSGLGHIINILKDVEGIGFTHFANKDVVRHPLVQRIVDAYDAHDAKVAANKEAAEQAKKGASND; from the coding sequence ATGACAACCGCCAGCGCTGAAAAGCCACATACCGCTCAAACCGAATTTTACTTAGAGCCAGATGATACACGTCGTCTGGCCAATTTATGCGGTGACCTTGATAGCCATATCAAACAAATTGCGAGTCACTTTCAAATTCGAGTCTTTAATCGTGGTAACCACTTCAAGCTGGCCGGTGAGGCAAAAGGCGTGGATCACGCCAGCCAAATCATCCAACGTCTATACCGCGAAACCCATAATGGCACCGAGATTCGCAAAGATCTGATTCACTTGCTTTTGCAAGAAGCCGATATCGAAATCGCTTATCAAAAGGATCATAGTGAAGGGGCTCACAAGCCCATTGTTATCCGTACACCTAAACTGATAATCAAACCACGTGGCCCTAATCAGCAAAAATACGTTCGCACCATCCACGACCATGATATTAATTTTGGTATTGGCCCAGCAGGTACCGGTAAAACCTATCTTGCGGTGGCTTGTGCCGTTGAAGCACTGTTGCGCGATGATGTGCAAAAAATACTACTGGTGCGCCCTGCAGTAGAAGCGGGCGAAAAACTAGGCTTTTTACCCGGTGACCTTGCACAGAAAATCGACCCGTATTTACGCCCACTATATGATGCCTTGCACGACATGCTTGGCTACGAGCAAGTGGTAAAGATGCAAGAGCGCAATATCATTGAAATTGCACCTTTGGCTTACATGCGTGGACGTACTTTAAGCAATTGTTATGTCATCTTAGATGAAAGCCAAAACACCACCCCCGAACAAATGAAGATGTTCTTAACTCGTATTGGCTTTGGCTCAAAAGCGGTCATTACCGGTGACATTACTCAAGTGGATTTGCCCCGCGGCACCCGTTCAGGCTTAGGACACATCATAAACATTTTAAAAGATGTAGAAGGCATTGGTTTTACCCATTTTGCCAACAAAGATGTGGTGCGCCACCCATTAGTGCAACGCATTGTGGATGCCTATGACGCCCATGATGCAAAGGTGGCAGCAAATAAAGAAGCCGCTGAACAAGCTAAAAAGGGTGCGTCTAATGATTGA
- the ybeY gene encoding rRNA maturation RNase YbeY has product MIDVDIQLASEHAPIPSDEQLILWAQTALADFKQDAELSIRLVDNEESQQLNSEYRGKDKPTNVLSFPFEIPPELADIEEIGHLIGDLVICVPVVAAEAHLQNKTFSDHFAHMVTHGCLHLLGYDHIKDEDAEIMENLERQILARLEIADPYLITD; this is encoded by the coding sequence ATGATTGATGTAGACATCCAGCTAGCCAGTGAACACGCCCCGATACCCAGTGACGAGCAGCTGATTCTATGGGCGCAAACCGCGTTAGCGGATTTTAAACAAGACGCTGAATTAAGTATTCGCCTAGTGGATAACGAAGAAAGTCAGCAACTTAACAGCGAGTATCGCGGCAAAGACAAACCAACAAATGTATTGTCATTTCCGTTTGAGATCCCGCCTGAGCTGGCTGATATCGAAGAAATTGGGCATTTAATTGGTGATCTTGTGATCTGCGTACCCGTCGTGGCCGCCGAAGCTCACCTGCAAAACAAGACATTTAGCGATCATTTTGCCCATATGGTCACACATGGCTGCTTGCATTTATTAGGTTACGACCATATAAAGGACGAAGACGCCGAAATTATGGAAAACCTTGAACGTCAGATTCTAGCCCGTCTAGAAATTGCCGACCCTTACTTAATCACTGATTGA
- a CDS encoding transporter associated domain-containing protein gives MNEDRPRKSLFTWLTSLRLFSGAPKSHNEMKHILREAEERQLVDSDALSIMEGAIQVADMQVREIMIPRSQMAFVKSDQKPKEFLPLIIESAHSRFPVLGENDDEVLGILLAKDLLNLVLEQNTDHFRVKEILRPVTFVPESKRLNVLLKEFRATRNHMAIVIDEYGGIAGLVTIEDVLEQIVGDIEDEHDFDEEDSFIKQVGEDTFMVKALTSIQDFNESFHTHHEDFEFDTIGGIVMGKFGRLPECDESIVIGQHEFKVVNGNNRQIHLLQVTKIKQEE, from the coding sequence ATGAACGAAGACCGACCGAGAAAGTCCCTGTTTACATGGCTAACAAGCTTACGCCTATTCTCAGGGGCACCAAAAAGCCATAATGAAATGAAACACATCCTAAGGGAGGCAGAAGAGCGCCAACTGGTGGACAGTGATGCACTCTCAATCATGGAAGGCGCCATACAGGTGGCCGACATGCAGGTGCGCGAGATTATGATTCCCCGCTCGCAAATGGCGTTCGTCAAATCCGATCAAAAGCCCAAAGAATTCTTACCCCTCATCATTGAAAGCGCCCACTCGCGCTTCCCTGTACTGGGCGAAAATGATGATGAAGTACTGGGTATTTTGTTAGCCAAAGACTTATTGAACTTAGTGCTTGAGCAAAACACCGATCATTTTCGTGTGAAAGAAATTTTACGTCCGGTGACCTTTGTTCCTGAAAGCAAACGTCTAAACGTATTATTAAAAGAATTCCGCGCCACCCGAAATCACATGGCCATTGTGATTGATGAATACGGCGGCATCGCAGGTCTTGTGACCATCGAAGACGTATTGGAACAAATTGTTGGTGACATTGAAGACGAACACGACTTCGATGAAGAAGACAGCTTCATTAAACAAGTAGGCGAAGACACCTTCATGGTAAAAGCATTAACGTCGATTCAAGACTTTAATGAATCGTTCCACACTCATCATGAAGATTTCGAATTTGATACCATTGGCGGCATTGTTATGGGCAAATTTGGACGACTGCCTGAATGCGATGAAAGCATTGTTATTGGCCAACACGAATTCAAAGTAGTGAACGGCAATAACCGTCAAATTCACTTATTACAAGTCACCAAAATTAAACAAGAAGAATAA